A single window of Watersipora subatra chromosome 9, tzWatSuba1.1, whole genome shotgun sequence DNA harbors:
- the LOC137405409 gene encoding uncharacterized protein produces MDKKAGVLNLSFLILVCYTVCSRCQGIDEEEQVYLAESGSVCVGEEYEVGCGIADGSMVMNVTKLCFMFDSEEQALTCNKGGLCFLTLTPGEDNNIPEAVLDLMQNILDDCQGKAMCRGTIPTHGKIQADFEEGSYDFLCGWNSPEYLVFVQIVTRCIDVGHISSRPATYTEFAEEETSPETVTTAVREPEQPAAVANITSTPTTTQATPTRNTSEMSTQPTTLELYRNATNRRPTGETSSGISETTRSTIIIDTIKPEMRANDRTMPISRWCVLHWRTRLCKRYMRWSARGHW; encoded by the exons AGGAGCAGGTCTACCTGGCAGAGAGTGGCAGCGTGTGTGTGGGCGAAGAATACGAAGTTGGATGTGGAATCGCTGATGGCAGCATGGTTATGAATGTAACCAAGCtatgttttatgtttgacaGCGAAGAACAAGCGCTGACTTGTAACAAGGGCGGTCTATGCTTTCTCACACTTACACCAG GAGAAGACAACAATATACCTGAAGCTGTTCTAGACCTGATGCAAAACATTCTTGATGATTGTCAAGGGAAGGCTATGTGCAGAGGGACAATACCTACACATGGTAAAATACAAGCAGATTTTGAAGAAGGATCATATGACTTTCTCTGTGGCTGGAACTCCCCAGAATATCTTGTTTTTGTACAGATTGTTACAAGATGCATCG ATGTGGGACATATCTCAAGCCGCCCAGCTACCTATACAGAGTTTGCTGAAGAGGAGACTAGTCCAGAAACTGTAACTACAGCCGTAAGAGAACCCGAGCAGCCGGCAGCAGTAGCAA ACATAACATCAACTCCAACAACGACGCAAGCTACTCCAACCAGAAACACTTCTGAAATGAGTACACAGCCTACCACCTTAGAACTGTATAGAAACGCTACCAATAGACGACCTACAGGAGAGACAAGTTCAGGAATATCAGAGACAACAAGGAGTACTATCATAATCGACACGATTAAACCAGAAATGAGAGCCAATGACCGCACTATGCCTATTTCCCGCTGGTGTGTTCTTCACTGGAGAACAAGGTTATGTAAACGCTACATGCGTTGGTCAGCAAGGGGACATTGGTGA